The following are encoded together in the Poseidonibacter lekithochrous genome:
- a CDS encoding response regulator transcription factor, with the protein MLKTVRNIRKLYNAKLLFISSDENVQQTIENEFDDYFKELKIATNINDALELACSNSYDMAVIDTNIKDVSFSELCSELGQLAPTLPKIVISDSDENENIVSAINNGAYTFLSKPLRAKDIKLAVIMCLNQTKRGDKIEFDNGIYFDEYRDQFFKSGGVLIDFTRLEKSFLKLLITKRNDITDYDMIKEVVWKGKDMSIYTMRNIVNKIRQKTYYEIIKNHSNKGYTIDNLKK; encoded by the coding sequence ATGTTAAAAACAGTTAGAAATATAAGAAAATTATATAACGCAAAGTTACTTTTTATTAGTAGTGACGAAAACGTACAACAAACGATTGAGAATGAGTTTGATGATTATTTTAAAGAATTAAAAATTGCAACAAATATTAATGACGCGCTTGAATTAGCATGTTCTAACAGTTATGATATGGCTGTTATTGATACTAATATCAAAGATGTATCTTTTTCAGAATTATGTTCTGAATTAGGTCAGTTAGCACCAACATTACCAAAAATTGTAATTTCTGATTCTGATGAAAATGAAAACATCGTTTCAGCTATTAATAATGGTGCTTATACTTTTCTTTCTAAACCATTAAGAGCTAAAGATATTAAATTAGCTGTTATTATGTGTTTAAACCAAACTAAAAGAGGCGATAAAATCGAATTTGATAATGGTATCTACTTTGATGAGTATAGAGACCAATTTTTTAAATCAGGTGGAGTTCTAATTGACTTTACAAGATTAGAAAAATCATTCCTTAAATTATTAATTACTAAGCGAAATGATATAACAGATTATGATATGATTAAAGAAGTAGTTTGGAAAGGTAAGGATATGTCAATTTATACGATGAGAAATATCGTAAATAAAATTAGACAAAAAACTTACTATGAAATTATTAAAAACCACTCTAACAAAGGGTATACAATAGACAATCTTAAAAAATAA
- a CDS encoding DUF2116 family Zn-ribbon domain-containing protein yields the protein MSHCPYCKKKIAMSKAFCSRSCKENYFQLIAIQIPKPFLKRIFVFCTPEQRETEIENFANRHGWRLDLLKKKIDELAIESGYIEENS from the coding sequence ATGTCGCATTGTCCTTATTGCAAAAAGAAGATTGCTATGAGTAAGGCTTTTTGTTCAAGAAGCTGTAAAGAAAACTATTTTCAACTAATCGCTATTCAAATTCCAAAGCCATTTTTAAAAAGAATATTTGTTTTTTGTACACCAGAACAAAGAGAAACTGAAATCGAAAATTTTGCTAACAGACATGGCTGGAGATTAGATTTATTAAAGAAAAAGATTGATGAACTGGCTATTGAGTCAGGTTACATTGAAGAGAATAGTTAA
- the lgt gene encoding prolipoprotein diacylglyceryl transferase, translated as MEYWQNIYSNFDPVAFSLGSISVHWYGIMYALALLSAIMIAKWFIKKDKLPISNDLFDSYIWWAEIGVILGARIGYILFYDPNTMYYLTNPWQIFNPFVDGTFTGISGMSYHGAFIGFILASYLFCRKNKVSFWFLTDIAVLGISAAYVFGRIGNFFNQELVGRVTDVPWGIYVGNTLRHPSQLYEAILEGLVVFAILAYFRKRKSFDGQLALMYGILYSAMRITAEFFRQPDVQLGFLYSDWLTMGILQSMGVLLICLATFFYISKRSKLKNN; from the coding sequence ATGGAATATTGGCAAAATATATATTCAAACTTTGACCCAGTGGCGTTTAGCCTTGGGTCTATTTCTGTACACTGGTATGGAATTATGTATGCGCTTGCCCTACTTTCAGCTATTATGATAGCAAAGTGGTTTATCAAAAAAGATAAATTACCAATATCAAATGATTTATTTGATTCTTATATTTGGTGGGCAGAAATTGGTGTAATCTTAGGCGCTAGAATAGGATATATATTATTCTATGATCCTAATACAATGTATTACTTAACAAATCCATGGCAAATATTTAATCCTTTTGTTGATGGAACTTTTACAGGTATCTCAGGGATGAGTTATCATGGAGCTTTTATTGGGTTTATTTTAGCTTCTTATTTATTCTGTAGAAAAAATAAAGTTTCTTTTTGGTTCTTAACAGATATTGCAGTACTTGGTATTTCAGCCGCTTATGTTTTTGGAAGAATAGGTAATTTCTTTAATCAAGAATTAGTAGGTAGAGTTACAGATGTTCCTTGGGGAATTTATGTAGGAAATACATTAAGACACCCTTCACAGCTTTATGAAGCAATATTAGAAGGTTTAGTTGTATTTGCAATTTTAGCTTACTTCAGAAAAAGAAAATCTTTTGATGGACAATTAGCTTTAATGTATGGAATTCTTTATTCTGCAATGAGAATTACAGCAGAGTTTTTCAGACAGCCTGATGTACAGTTAGGGTTCTTATATAGTGATTGGTTAACTATGGGAATTTTACAGTCAATGGGTGTATTACTAATATGCTTAGCAACATTTTTTTACATTAGTAAAAGAAGTAAATTAAAAAATAATTAG
- a CDS encoding (Fe-S)-binding protein: MATTNKFNYNAIVDDCVKCGKCKPVCTIFNINQDETTSPRGFIDLLGAYENDELELDQNAKDIFESCFLCTNCVEACPNDLPTDMVIEQVRSDIAKKYGIAWYKRLFFYLLRHRKTMDLLSSLGWMFQTCALKIDKTKQSGLPRFSLPIVKKDRVLPFADMRSFLRKYPENIFAKHKKIEENKKNKVAIFIGCMSNYTYTNTGDSLVKILKKLELDIMIPKKQLCCGAPAYFTGAFDTVDYLVKENIQYFETWIDEVDAVIIPEATCSAMINQDWEHYLHDQPEWKERAAKISKKIFMATKWLDQNTQLAALLAKSEKKFDETITYHDPCHAKKMQGVWQEPRNLLKQNYVLTEMSDSNRCCGFGGVTMQTEKYDFAKAAGAPKAAMIKETKAQIVSAECSACRMQITNSLYQSDVDVKFKNPIELIAEALD, from the coding sequence GTGGCAACAACAAATAAATTTAATTATAATGCAATCGTAGATGATTGTGTAAAGTGTGGTAAATGTAAACCAGTTTGTACTATTTTTAATATTAATCAAGATGAAACAACAAGTCCAAGAGGATTTATTGATTTACTTGGTGCTTATGAAAATGATGAATTAGAACTAGATCAAAATGCTAAAGATATTTTTGAATCATGTTTCTTATGTACTAACTGTGTTGAAGCCTGTCCAAATGATTTACCTACGGATATGGTTATTGAACAAGTAAGAAGTGATATTGCTAAGAAATATGGAATTGCGTGGTACAAAAGACTATTTTTCTACTTACTAAGACATAGAAAAACTATGGACTTATTATCATCTCTTGGATGGATGTTCCAAACTTGTGCATTAAAAATCGATAAAACAAAACAATCAGGACTTCCAAGATTCTCTCTTCCAATTGTTAAAAAAGATAGAGTTTTACCTTTTGCAGATATGAGAAGTTTCTTAAGAAAATATCCTGAAAATATTTTTGCAAAACATAAAAAAATTGAAGAAAATAAAAAGAACAAAGTGGCAATTTTTATTGGTTGTATGAGTAATTATACATATACTAATACTGGTGATTCACTAGTTAAAATTCTTAAAAAACTAGAACTTGATATTATGATTCCTAAAAAACAACTTTGTTGTGGAGCTCCTGCATATTTTACAGGTGCTTTTGATACTGTTGATTATTTAGTAAAAGAAAACATTCAATATTTTGAAACTTGGATTGATGAAGTTGATGCTGTTATTATTCCAGAAGCTACATGTTCTGCAATGATTAACCAAGACTGGGAACATTATTTACATGATCAACCAGAATGGAAAGAGAGAGCTGCTAAGATTTCTAAAAAAATCTTTATGGCTACAAAATGGTTAGATCAAAATACTCAGTTAGCTGCTCTTTTAGCTAAATCTGAAAAGAAATTTGACGAAACTATTACTTACCATGATCCTTGTCATGCTAAGAAAATGCAAGGTGTTTGGCAAGAACCTAGAAATCTATTAAAACAAAATTATGTATTAACTGAAATGAGTGATTCTAATAGATGTTGTGGATTTGGTGGTGTTACTATGCAAACTGAGAAATATGATTTCGCAAAAGCTGCAGGTGCTCCAAAAGCTGCAATGATTAAAGAAACTAAAGCTCAAATAGTTAGTGCTGAGTGTTCTGCATGTAGGATGCAAATAACTAACTCTTTATATCAATCTGATGTAGATGTTAAGTTTAAAAATCCTATTGAATTAATTGCGGAGGCATTAGACTAA